A segment of the Leptospiraceae bacterium genome:
TGCATATACTTTCAGGAATCGATAAACCGGAAGAGGGGAGTGTGTTCTTAGATGAAGAGGAAGTCTCCGCTTTTTCTGAAGATAAAATTACTCAATACAGACGTAACAAAATCGGGATTATATTTCAGTTTTTTAATTTAATGCCATACCTTTCCAGTGTGGAAAATGTGTCTTTGCCGCTATACCTTGCAGGAAAAGGAAAAAAAGAATCGCACGAGTTGGCTAAAGAGTCTCTTTCTCTGGTTGGACTTTCGGATAGACTTACTCATAAACCGTACGAACTTTCCGGTGGGGAACAACAACGAGTAGCCATTGCACGCTCGATTGTAAATCGTCCTGAGATTATATTTGCCGACGAACCTACTGGAAATCTAGATACGGAAAATTCCAATCGAATTATGGAACTTCTCATCCATTTACAAAAAGAGCGCGGTTTTACGATCGTAATGGTTACGCATAACGCTGAAATTGGAGCGATGGGTGATATTCAATTG
Coding sequences within it:
- a CDS encoding ABC transporter ATP-binding protein, yielding MTIKTIKIQNLKKSYNFGKNKIEVLKGINVELPLGKLVTLMGPSGSGKSTLMHILSGIDKPEEGSVFLDEEEVSAFSEDKITQYRRNKIGIIFQFFNLMPYLSSVENVSLPLYLAGKGKKESHELAKESLSLVGLSDRLTHKPYELSGGEQQRVAIARSIVNRPEIIFADEPTGNLDTENSNRIMELLIHLQKERGFTIVMVTHNAEIGAMGDIQLKMKDGKLV